Genomic window (Diabrotica undecimpunctata isolate CICGRU chromosome 6, icDiaUnde3, whole genome shotgun sequence):
TACGTATCAATGTTTTGATTATATTACCACAGGATAAAGGAATTTGCTTTTTCTcaagcatttaaaaaaaaatacagtaaGGTATAAGATTCAGTTGTTAGGGAAATTTTTTAAGAATTCATAAGAAACCCCATTAAAATCAGGAGATTTGTTGCATTTGCAGCTGTTGAGAACTGTGTATACTTCTTCGGAAGTAATTGAGATGTTGAAATAGACGTGATTTGCGTTAAAGAAAGATGTATTTTCCCTAATAATTATTTGTTGGGAATTTCTTAAAAATTGTTTTCATAAATCAACCGATATTTAGATATTACGTAAATTTCCACGTATCCTTTTGATCGTAGTCCAAAACGTTTTAGCGTCCCTATAGTTGTAAAtgtttccacaaggaaactaaatttctCTATTTGGTTATAtaccattaattaaaaaaaattttattttaaaaattttatttaaagggtatattattaaaccttaaaatcttaaaatataaaaggtatattaataaaaaatcctaTCGAGCTACATCACACAACATTTTCGGAATACCTATACCATCATCGGTGCTATATGGATGTACACATGTTTGAAGTTTGAAGTGGGTAAAAACTCTTTAAATGTAGTTTGATTAACGTTGAAtgaataatatttaaaaactatgatgtttaagttataaaaaaaaattgatcataTGGCAACCTAGGGAtccactggggttgctagtccttagacgaagtaTCTATAAGAACTTGTTGATGGCAACTGGCTATCAGTAGTTGTAAtggattattatttttattatccagatttagccatacggctcataGTCCTTCCCAAAGTGAAGATTATTTGCAACATatactgcaccaatttaatataaccaccaaAAAATTTACCTTTTTAGTCTCTCCAAAACAAGACAAAATGAATggttacaacaacaaatttactaagatgtaaattggagctggaaggtcagataatagaataagtgatggagtttaaatatctaggcatcacattatctagctacggaaagctcgtaACTGCAGTGGAAGATCaaataaatagagcaaacagagccgcaggctgccagaatgaaacaatatggagaaataaaaatatcaggaaagtaacgaaaggcagaatttacagtCATCAAAACAATAGTGACATaagcagcagaaacaagacctgacacagagaggacaaaaaggatgttagaagcagcagagatgaaaacacttaaaaaaaattgatggtaagacactttggggcagagctagaagtacagatatacgatgtagatgcaaggtggagaacatcaagaactaggtaagaaatagaagagtagaataaaacgatcatataagccgaatgacaacaaatagagtaagtaaagacggcaagagacggttcatCAAGGAAGACGATCAGAAGGAAGAccacgatgaaacgacaacttactggaggcacattgaaaaacagacagcgaTATGtctatacaaaaagaaaaagaagaagaaaaagaaaagagagTAGTTCACTAGGCAATAAATCGAGATCTAAAATACGTGagtttaaatttccaccaatgaTTATAGGCATGGCATTATATTTTTCCGTACATCAGTTAAAGCTAATTAAAAGTTCTTGAGAGTAGTGCTTAAATCCAAAAAAGACTTAAAATATACATcgcaaattataaatttttgtgttaaaaaactaACAAGATAGAAAATTCACCATGGCGactttttaattaaatatgaGTTGAATTTGTtaccaataaataaataaaagtatttaataAAAGTCTGCCACTTGCTCTTCCAGTTGGATTTTCTTTAATAGCCTCTGATTGAATTATATGATGAGATGAAAAATAATCCAAGGTAAATTCCAGAGGATGAGTGAGCCAAGTTTTGGTAATACATAAAAATACTAAGATCCCCAATTTTAGTACAGAATGTGATATTAATTAATGTGTTataaaatgttataataattTTGGAGACTAGCCAGATTCACGTGCTGGAAATTTTTTCTATTCGCGTGCCCGTTGGCCAAAAGATGGACTGACAACCTTCCatggaggtattaatccgccaataaacaagcataattgcttataaagatgaagaaaaagaaataatacgAGGTATGCCTCTAATATACCCACTTTATTGTGATTtgttctttatttttcttggagCTCTTGACAGAGGTCAGTTAAATGTTGCCTTTGAGTGAAGTCTGatctaataaataaatttggGTAGGGTAAGCATGATAACGATCTATGTTTCCTTAATACGTTAACGGCAGCTTCAGTCGAAGAATCGGAAATTTTAAATGGTCGAGGATTATCCTTCATTTTATCTAAAAGGGTGGCGGAGGTAATGAATTTACTTATTTTTAGAGATAGACATAAATTATAGTTATCAACTACAAAATTGTATTTAATCATAAGaatattaagtaaaatatttCTGGGGAGATTTATTTAGAACTATAATTATCTCATATTATTACTAGCATAGtatgattttttgttttatattctaAATGACTAATAAAGAATAAGGAAAAAGTATACCCGTTTAAGTAGTTTTAGAAAGTGAAATCAATAATCCGgaatgttttttattaaaaaatgagaataactaatataattttaataaacaaaaataaacatattcCTTATCCAAAAATGTAGGTCctgtaaattcaaaataaaagctTTTAGCGACAGACAAAacagcaaaattaaaattttccgtCCTTTTAATTTACACACTAACATaaccaaagaaatcaaagaaaaagTAAACCATCCTAAATATTTGGACACTTTTATATAAGGAAAAGTGCTGAATACCAATACATACGTGTACACGACAATGCGTTATTAATATGCATGTTGTACGCAGCTCCGGATTCCCGTAGTTAACTCCGTTGTCCTTTTATGTCCTGATAGCTTCTTTTATTGAAATGACAGTATATAAAACTATAAGGGTAACATTTTCAAGTTCATTCTTTGAAAGTGATTTCACGATGGTCGGttttaaagtttgtttacttTTGGTTTTAGTTTCTTCAGCCTTGTCTTCTCCAGTAGCTTCAGCTACTGAGGAAAAGACCACGGATTTTGAAGACGATCCTATTGGTTATGTAGAGGAGAGTATCGCAAACTTTTTGGAAAATATCCTTGGCCAAGATAACTTAAAAGTACGCAAATAGGATCAATCCAAACtatgaaatatatttatattattaaagtaagtatattatgttaatatgttaataattcaaattttaggTAGGTGATGATGTTGAAATTTACCAGAATGGAGCAGAAATCGATGAAACTGAACAAAGAAGCTTAGACTACGAAGATAAAATTGAAAGATATATAAAAACTCACGATGCTTCTTTTAAACTTCCTATCGTTGGAACTGTTAAGCTTAATACCAAAAACCTTGACAATAATGAAGTAAGTTTAAATATTAAATACGGTGAAACTGGAATTGAAGAAGGTGAGTTATTGCATTATAAATTTAGCTAAATATTCAGATTTCATAGAATTATTTGTTAAGTAACAGTAAGATGAAAAATTTGTTTGATCATCCTTATAGCGATCAACATTTTGGCAGATTTGGTTCATTATTGAGCTTCAGCAGCTCGAGTAGTCTGATTAATGATACTTCTCCACTGGTCGCGGTCATCTCTTACGTGTATTGCCTCAGGTACTGCTTGTTGAGAACAGTTTTAGTAATGTCTGCCCATCGCTGTGGAGAACCGCTCCATTTTGTGATCGCTTTAAAGGATATgaccaaagaactttaaaattttagTCTAGTCTATTTTCTCTAACAAGAGACTCTGATagggtttaattttatttagaaaaatattcCAAAATATTCGTACTCCATAGAATTCGAAGCAGTTGTCTCTATGTAAACATTTCAAAAGCGTTTATGCGTCGTCTATCTGATTCTTTGATGgtccatgtctcgcatgcatagtAAAATATAGAAAAGACCAGAGTTGAAACGAATGTCTTCTTTTTTGTCATCGTAATGTGAAGATCACGCCAGACCCCATTTAGTTCAGTCATTGCTGCTTTTGCAAGTTAAATTAGTCTTCAAATTTTGGATTCACAACTGTCTGTGTTATTAACTAGAGCCTTAAGATAAATCATGGAGGAGCTATGCTTCGGATTTTAGGAAACTGTTggcgatcttcttcttctttttcttcctttttgtatgtaggctttaaaacctgtttcttcttcaatattaggctcctaaattgtttaaattatcgcaccatctgtTTCCACCCCCACCAATAGACTTTtctctgatattcgtcggagtattttcatctctgttgtttctagtagtcgtctcgttttagatgtgtcaggtcttgtctgtctccgccgtgtatgttaatataggtttaattgctgctttatagatccttgtttttgtgtcttaggtgtttgttcatctagattgtgtcattaagagatatTAAGCtctgttgtcgtacttcttcttcaacatctccgtaactagttatatctattcccagatatctaaaccttgcttcctgctttattattttctcatcaatttcgattttacatcgtagttggtatttagatgttgtcatacatttggttttttctgctgataatatcatattgtatttcttggctgttgtattgaagatacaACAGCCAAGTTGTTCGTTAATCTTTaaagctcgtcttctgtctcggagattaatgcggcgtcgtctgcataacatattatttggatttctttgttccccattctgtaaccatgacctttacgtattgcttgtattatttcgtcaagtattatattaaagagaagtgggcttaacgagtcatcctgtctgactccgctttgtactggtattcactgtgttagttttctatttatctttgcctgtattggATTATGGAAGCAGATTTTTCGatgatttgtataatattgattggtatatttcttttatacagtaggtgtaagatgtcttcgacttggatgcgatcgaaagcctttgtggtgtctataaaacatagatatgttgGTTTATTGTACTCAATGACCTTTTCTTTAATTTGAACTGTTTCTTCATGCCTGtgcaatattattttttgtataagtcttgtcatctctagggttatactttctcctccgtacGTTAGAAGCTCATTGGCTATTCCGTTTGGTAAtagtgactttctatttttaagtgaatttatggctatttaTACTTCCTTCCttctcgttttccttttctttgcgtGGGTTATCATCTTAGGTTCCGTCTGGCTTTTAGGCTTTACATTGATTCTTtgagccttgttttcttttacaatgggtaggatgCTAATCTGGCCCATCAACCCTCGCCTCTTGGCGATCAATAACGATAATTTTGGTTTTATTGTAGTTAACTTTTAGTCCAAATTTAGCAATTTCTACTTCGAGTTTTGTTAttaagttaataattttttctagaatAGAGGCTAGAAGGGTAGTGTTGACATCGCCTAGGTTTACTTCTCCCTTTCAATCATCCAAGACTCTGCATTTTATGAACTATGAATAGATGTTAAATGATCAAGAAAGATAAAACGCATTCTTGGCGTACTCCCTTCTTTAAAGTGCAAG
Coding sequences:
- the LOC140442870 gene encoding uncharacterized protein, which gives rise to MVGFKVCLLLVLVSSALSSPVASATEEKTTDFEDDPIGYVEESIANFLENILGQDNLKVGDDVEIYQNGAEIDETEQRSLDYEDKIERYIKTHDASFKLPIVGTVKLNTKNLDNNEVSLNIKYGETGIEEARKSKVKKILTPILTFFLLKAMTVVPLIIGVLLYKAWNSLQLSVISFVISSALAIFQLCRKIAENNAQAQLAAHGPWEEHAVKHARNFEENDAQDLAYAAYRK